The Gloeocapsa sp. DLM2.Bin57 sequence AAGCAGGAATGATTTGATTACCCACTTGCAAAAAACGTTGTTTACCCGAAACCCGTATTTGTTCGCTTTGAGGAATAATGATTTCTTCGATACTATCAGAAGGAATTGCTACAGGGGTAGTTCCAACTAAACAAACTAACAGTTTAGCGATGGTTAGAGTTAGGGGTAAACGCAGAGTAAAAGTTGTCCCTTTATCTCGATTAGAGTTAACGTTAACTGTACCTTTGAGGGAGCTAATTTGCGATCGCACTACATCTAACCCTACACCCCTTCCTGATAATTCGCTGACTTTGTCTGCTGTAGAAAAACCTGGTGTAAAGATAAAATCTAATAATTGCTCTCTTGATGCTACTGCTATTTGTTCTGGTGATAAGAGTTCTTTTTCTAAGACTTTTTGGGCTATTTTATCGAGATTGATTCCTCCTCCATCGTCTTTAATCTCGATAATAGTTTGATTACCCTGATGATAAGCTTTAACCTCGATAATACCTTCACTGGGTTTATTTTTCTTAACCCTTTCTTCGGGAGTTTCGATACCATGGTCAAAAGCGTTGCGCAATAAATGTAATAGAGGATCATAGAGTTTTTCTAGTGCTACCCTATCTACTAGTACACCTGTTCCACTTAGTTTTAATTTAACTTGTTTGTGATAATTTGTAGATAAATCCCGTAAAACTCTAGGAAATCGGTTTAATACTTCTGATAGAGGTAACATTCTCGCCCACATTAGCTCATCTCTAACTCTAGTGAGCATTTGGCGTTGTTCTTCGATACTTTGATTGGATTGTCGGGAAAATAAGGCTATATCTTCTACCGCTTCTTCGAGTTGGATCATTTCTTCTAACAATCCTTGCAGCATACTATGAATAGTACCATAACTATCCATTTCTAGAGTATCAAAGTCAGAAGCTATATAACTATAATCAGCAACCGAGTTATATTGACTAAAAGGACTAATCAACATTTGGTCTGATAATTCTCGCAATTTTTTATTCATATTTTGAAAGCGAGAAAAGCGATTCATTAACTCTCTGACTGTTTTTTGTAATTGTTCATTTTGCAGAGATAAACTATTACGATTAATAGCTAATTCACCGATTAAGTTATTAATTCTCTCAATGCGATTTAAATCTATACGCACTGACAGATTAGAAGCTGTTGTGGGGGTAGTTTTGGCTTTTTCTGGGGTAGGTGGGGTGACTTTTGCTGGTTGAGATGGAGTAGGTATCTTTGTTGAGGGGATGTCTGTTGCTTCTGGTAATTTCTCAAAGATATTCTCGATTGACTCAACTACAGTTTCTAAATTGTCTTTAGTAGTTGCTACTTCTTCTGGTGAGGTATTTGTTTCTGTAAAGATATCTTCTAAACTCGCAGGTGTCTCTACGTCACCAAAGACATTCTCTAGACTTGGTGCAGTTTCAGAGGAATTAATATTATTTTCTAATAGGGGTGTTGCGTCTGTTTCTGTAAAGACATCTTCTAAATTAGGGGATGTTCCACTTTCTGATAAGGTATCTTCTCCTAGTAAAGATTCATCTTCTCTAAACACATCTTCTAAACTTGGTGGTGTTTGAGTTTCTATCTGATTAAAGGTATCTTCTAGTAAAGATGTATCCTCCGTTTCTGTAAAGATATCCTCTAAATTAGGGGATGTTCCACTTTCTGATAAGGTATCTTCTCCTAGTAAAGATTCATCTTCTCTAAACACATCTTCTAAACTTGGTGGTGTTTGAGTTTCTATCTGATTAAAGGTATCTTCTAGTAAAGATGTATCCTCCGTTTGAGTTTCTATCTGGTTAAAAGTATCTTCTAGTAAAGATGTATCCTCCGTTTCTGTAAAGACATCTTCTAAATTTGGCGGTGTTGCTGTATCTACCTGATTAAAAGTATCTCCTAATAAAGACTCATCTTCTCTAAAAATATCTTCTAAAGTAGGTGGAGCTTCTTTTGTAGTTAAAGCTATTAACTCGGGACTTGGTTTACCCCCTAATTGGCGATCGCCTGCTAATACTTGTTCTCTACTGAGGGTATAGTCTGTCAGCATTAAACGACAAATAGTTAAAGCTTGTTCTGGATGTAGTTCTAAAGCCGTTAAAGCTGTAGTCCCAATCGCTCTAAAGCCTGGTAAATTCAGTAATTCTCCAAATCCTGAACATACGTCTATTAATGCTCTCGCTTCTCCGATTACGTTGTATTCTTCTGGAGTAGCGATAACCGCTGCTAATCTGCTTAATTCTTGTTCTACATCTATTTCAAAGATAGACGCGACCATATCTATACCCAAATCGCTCGAACTAGGTATATAGTCTTCTAATTCTGCTAGTGCTTGACTCAGTTTAGCGTCTAAGAATTGAAAGACATTTTCAGCTTGTAACAAGGCTTGTTCTTGGTCAAAACTACCTGTTTCTATTTGTTCTAATAGAGGTATGCGCAAGCAATCGTATCCTTGTAATAGCAAAGTTTCCAAGTCTTCATCGATAATTATTTCTTCGCTATAAAGTGCTTTAAAATAGTCTTCGAGATGATGAGAAATGGTTTTAATTGCTTCTAAATCGACACTTGCTGCTCCTCCTTTAAGAGAATGAGCGGCGCGCATAATAGAATGAATTGTTGGGGTTGATTTTTCTTCTTTGAGGGTTAATATTCCTGCTTCTATAATGTCTAATAATTCTAAGGCTTCTTCGATGAAGAATTGATAGGCTTGATCGTCGATATTGCTAGGAGGTGATTCTACTTTTGTACTTATTTGGGCTAGAGATAATAAGGCGTTTGAGGGTTCACCCCCTGAATCGCGATCGCCTGCTAAGACTAATTCTCTACTAGTTTGAACATTTGCTTGAAAAGCTTGGCTAATTTGCTTAATTTTCCCAGGATTAGCTGTAATTGCGGCTGTTGCTGCCTCGGTAATCGCTTTTACTCCTGGTAAGTTGAGTAATTCCCCGAATCCTGCAAACATTTCGATTTGCTCTCTTAACACCGTCTCACTTGCGGGTTGATTGTCTAGGGTTTCGATAATTTGTGCTACGTCTATGTCAAATAGCGAGTCTGCTATATCTATACCCAAATCACTAGAGCTAGGTATATAATCTTCTAATTCGGTGATTGCTTTGCCTAGTTTAGCTTCAATCGCGGTAAAAATTGGCTCAGCCTGAGCTAGGGCGTGTTGTTCATCAAAACCGCCTGTTTCTATTTGTTGTAATAGGGGCAAACGCAAACAGTCATAGCCTTGTAGTAATAAGCTTTCTAAGTCATCATCGATGCTCACCTCATCGCTATAGAGTGCTTTAAAATAATCTTCAAGACGGTGAGAGATGGTTTTAATTGCGTCTAAATCTACGCTTGCTGCTCCCCCTTTAAGAGAATGAGCGGCGCGCATTACTTCATGAATTGTTTGGGTGGTTTTTTCACTTTTAAGATTGAGTAACCCTGTTTCAATAATATGTAAAAGTTCGGGTACTTCTTCGATAAAGAATTGATAAGCTGAGCCTTGTCTATCGTGATTAATCATGGTTTTTGATCTTAATAGCAGTACGCATCTCGAGTGTTTAATATTTTCAAGTCGTGAAACCCATTTCAAGAGTTTGGAGGAAAGGAGTTAGGTGTTATCATTCCTATATACCATATTCTATGAGTGCCTCATTCTTAATTCTTCATTTCCCTCTTACCTTGTGCATGAGTGCTATAGCTTATATTTAGCAGTATTTTTTTGTAAATCTTGTGTCATAGACAATAATTTTTGACAAGAAGTCAGAGATTCTGATGTGGTTGCCGAAGTTTCTTGAGCGATTGCTGCTACCTGAGCCAGTGCCTGTGTTATATCTGTACTTTCGCTGGATTGTTCTAGAGCTGTTTGAGCTATTTCGACGATAAATTGATTTATTTTGTTGGAAACTAGGGTAATTTGACTTAAACTTTCTCGGGTTGTTTCTACTAGTGTAGTTCCCTGTTCTATTTGTGTTTTTTCGTTTTCGATCGCCGTGACTAAATCATTACTTGCACTGCGGATATCCCCAACGAGTTTATCGATATCTGCGGTTGCTTCTGCTGATTGAGAAGCCAGTGACCTTACTTCATCGGCGATTACAGCAAAACCTCTACCCTCTTCTCCTGCTCTAGCTGCTTCGATGGAGGCTTTTAAAGCTAATAGGTGGGTTTGGGCGGCTATTTTACCGATTAGACTGACTACTTTACCTATTTCTTGACTTGATTCCCCTAATTTTTTGACTTTTTCGCTCGTTTCTGCTACTATGTTTTGTATATTGAGCATTTCTGTAGCTGTACGAGTTATAGTGGCTTCTCCTTCTTCAATTTTCTGGTTAGCTTGAGCGAGTGTTACTTCTGCTTGTTCAGCGCTAACCGCAACGTTACGTACTGATTCATTCATCAATTGTAAGCGTTCGAGAGAGTTAATAATCTCTTGGGTTTGGCGATCGCTTTTTGCGGCGAGTTGTTCGAGGAAATTTTGATTAAACTCAGTGTTATCAATTATGGCTGTGGTTGTTTGTTGAACCTGAGTAACGATTTGACGTAGATTAGCTACTAGTCCATTATAAGCATCAGCGAGAGTTCCGATTTCATCGGGGGTAACTTTGGCTTCAATAGTGAGATCTCCTTGACTAACGGGATAGATTTCCATCATTAGCTGTAAGGCTTGTTGTTGCAATTGTTCTTTAGCTTGGCGTTGTTGTGCTAAACTGAGTCGTTGACTCTCCATAATTGTAGCTCGTTCTATCGCTAAACCTACTTGAATAGCTAATTGACTTAAAAAGTCTATGTCTCGACGTTGCCAATTGCGAGGTCCTGAGCATTGATGAGCGATTAATAAGCCGATAAGATTATCTTGGATAACGATAGGTGTAACTAAATTAGCTCTCACCTTAAAGGGTGCTAGTTGTTGTAGATGACAATCAGTTAACCCTGCGTTATAAATATCTGGGGTAGCTTGTATTCTACCTAGTTTATATTTATCTACGTATTTTTCAGCGAAACAGGGATCAGCGATGGTTGCGCCTAAAGCTGAGGGGAAATCTTCAGCCACAGACTCAGCGATAATTTTACCTTGCCAAGTTTCATCAAAACGGTAGATAATCACGCGATCTGCTTTCAAGGTATCACGCGCTTGGTTAATAACGAGGTTAAAAATCTCTGTTGCTGTCGATAATTGCCCCATTTCGGTGATAATTGCCGAGAGTTTTTGTTGACTTTGGGTATCTTCTTGTTGTTTTCTCTCTAAGGCAACGCGATCTATGGCTATACCTATTTGAATAGCTAATTGTCTGAGGAAGTTTATTTCTCTAGGTTGCCAGGGGTGGGTTTTTTGACAATCATGTCCAATTAATAAGCCAAATAATTTCCCCTGACTGACAACAGGTACAATTAAATTAGCTTTTACCCCTAAACGTTTCATTAAATCTAGGTGATCAGGGTGAAAATTAGCCTTAGCTGTATCTGGTATAGGGACAACTCTACCTTGTTGATAGGCTTCGAGTAAGTTTTTGGGGATACAATTATCATCTATAGAAGCTTCTAGGGAACTTTCAATACCATAAGCGAGGGCTTCTAGGGCTACGTGACCTTTACCTTCGGTGGTTATATGGTAAATCAGGAGACGATCGAGGGCGAGGATATTTCTAGCTTCTTCTAGTTTATTATTTAGGAAAATTGGTAAGTTACTCTCACGCAAATCGGAGTTATTACTCATCTTTGCCAGCATAGTCGCTTGTTGTGTTTCTAGCTCCAGATTCTGTTGATTAACTTCTATCTCTCTAGTTATGTGGTCAAAATTACTAGCTAATTGACCGATTTCGTCTGCTCCTGCGATCGCCAGAGTTTGACCTTTACCTGGTTGCCAATTGTGGACAAAAGAGGTTAATTTTTCTATTCTGGTGGTCAGATATTTTTTAAACAAGACAGCGGTAAGCAGGTTAAGTAATAAAGCCAATCCTGTTATCCCCAAAATTGAGCCTACATTGAGAGGAGGATTAGGAACACCCCGAACTAAGACATCTTCTGGGCTAATAGTCTTAGCAGCTAGAAGCATTTCTACTCCTTGAATATTAGCTTTCCCTGTAGCCTGGTTATTAGTAATTGCTTGTTGAATTAACCTTTCTACCCCTGGTTCAATAGTTGCTGTAGTTTGACTAGGATAAATTGCGGTATATCCTATATTATTAATGTTATTTAGTTGTTCTGGAGGGAGATTAGAGATAATTTCCAACTCAGATTTAGCCTGATTGAGTAGATTAGCTTGTTGATGTTGCCCTAGTAACCAAATTCCTGCTCCTCCTAGACCAAGAATAGAGACTAGGGCTGGTAATAGACTCGTCCAGAGCTGTTTACTACCAACTGGTAGGTCTTGTAACCAGTTTTTTTCAGAGGAAGGGGAAGGAGGATGGGTGATCTCGATTACCGGTTTAGGGGGAGATTCCGGGGGAAGATAATTAGAGTTAAGTTCCTCTTGTTGTCTATCAGGAGAGGTTTGAGTCATGGCTGTTAGTTACTTATGTGGGTTACTGTACTTTAAATCTACCGACGGTAGCTTGTAGCTCTTGGGCTACATTTTGCAGTCGTTTAAAGGATTCTGACACTTCTGTAGCGGTGTTAGAGGTTTTATTAGAAGTCGTGGCTACATCGGTCATAGTATGGGAAACATTCTCGCTAGTTTTAGCTTGTTCTCCTGCTGCTTTAGCGATTTCAGCGACTAATTGGTTAATTTTGGCTGAAGCTACGGTAATGCGGTTGAGGTTACCTCTGGTTTCTTCTACTAATTTAGTACCTGTAACTACTTGCTCTGTACCTGATTCCATGGCGGCGACTACTTCGTTAGTTTCTGCTTGAATTTCGGCTACTGTTTTTTCAATTTCTGCTGTAGCTTCGGCTGATTGTTGAGCTAGAGAGCGCACCTCATCGGCTACTACTGCGAAACCTCGTCCTTCTTCTCCCGCGTGGGCTGCTTCAATAGAGGCGTTAAGTGCTAATAGGTTGGTTTGTTCAGCGAAACTACTAATCAGGTTAACTACCTTAGAGATTTTCTGGGTTGATTCTCCTAAGCGTTTGACTTTTTTAGCTGTTTCGGCTACTGTTTCTCGAATAGCCATGATCCCATCTACGGTGCGGTTCATCGCTTCATCACCTAGTTCTACGCTTTCTACTGCTTGTTTTACTACTGATTCTGCTTCTTCGGCGTTCATCGCGACTGCTCGAATTGATTCGGTCATCGCTTGGATTTCATCGAGAGCTGAACTGATGTTTTCGGCTTGGGTGATGGCTTCTACGGATAGTTGTTGTACAGAGGTTTCGTTGGTAAGGGTGGTTTCGGCTACCTGTTGGCTAGCGTCGAGTACCTGGGTTACGATGCGTCGTAAGCTTTCGATGGTGGCGTTATAGGAGTCAGCGATTGTCCCTATTTCGTCTGCGGTGACGCTAGCTCTAATGGTTAAATCTCCTTGACTGACGGGATCTACCTCCATGAGTAGTTCTAAGGCTCGTTGTTGTAGTTGTTCTCTACCGCTGCGCTGTTCAGCTTCGGCGCGTTTTTGGGCTTCTACTAGTTCTATACGTTCGATCGCTAGTCCTACTTGGGTGGAGATTTGACCAAAGAAGCCTATTTCTCCTGCTTCCCAGTTACGTGGTGCTGAACATTGGTGGGCGATAAGTAAACCTAGCAATTCTCCTTTTACTACTAATGGTGCTACTAGGTTAGCTTTAACCCCAAAGGGTTCTAGTTGTTGAATATGACAGTCGGTTAAACCCGCGTTACGAATATCTGGGGTAGCTTGTACTCTACCTTGTTTATATTTTTCTACGTATCTCTCAGCAAAACAGGGGTCAGCGATGGTTGCTCCTAATGCTCTTGGCCAATTTCCTTGCACTGATTCAGCTACTATTGTACCTTGCCAAGTTTCATCGAAGCGGTAGATAATTACTCTATCTGCTTGGATGATTTCTCTAATTTCTTCGGTTGCTTTATCAAAGATTGTATCTAGGTCTAATGCTCCTGCTAATTTCAGGGTGACATCTTTTAACATTTCTGTTAGTTTGATACCAAGTTTTTGTTGTTGGAGGAGGTCAACTCTTTCTAAAGCTGGTCCTAATTGGGCTGCTACTTGACTGAAGAAGTCAATTTCTGCGGTTTCCCATTCGCGGGTGTGGGAGCATTGGTGGGTGATTAATAGTCCTAGTAAGTTATTTTTGACTACTATTGGTGCTACTAGATTAGCTTTGACGCCAAAGGGCTCTAATTGTTGAAGGTAACAGTCGGTTAAACCCGCGTTAGAGATATCTGGGGTAGCTTGGACTCTCCCTTTTTTGTATCTTTCTACGTATCTCTCAGCAAAACAGGGGTCAGCGATGGTTGCTCCTAGTGCTTTGGGCCAGCCTGGGGCTAGGGATTCTGCTATAATCTTACCTTGCCAAGTTTCGTCAAAGCGGTAGATGATTACTCTATCTGTTTTGAGACTAG is a genomic window containing:
- a CDS encoding GAF domain-containing protein; amino-acid sequence: MTQLSPQQPAPNPQDENNPGIEAVITGTEITNQVAPKVVTNTQQQPSGNWWQKLSVQNKVGLVAIALSTLPVLTLGGISYYLATQQTRKDIIATQTRETRSINDAIQLFVSERVKDVSAVGQLDLFADPELRANSTNAEKNARLDIYRQTYPYYRNLVFLNSTGQVLALSGEPLEESEQAFFQQTLGREKPLISQPQYSQTDKTHKFYITAPVKDKNTGQIIGIIGASIPTDVFNPLLARYQLESKDFFVIDGSDKVTAASTAAHIGQGIEEIFPNLPLQLEDTYAFDFQGGEQKIVALLASNQLKEYDLNWRTALATPVTVAKTGRNQGLPIILSTLGLGLVSAGIGKTLSDRLTKPIIQAAQASETLKTTTLETPLVVESTDEIGTLQSSLNTVSDRLEYLVKEQQLTNVQATKLRDITLKIAGALDREAIFETVLKEIRASLKTDRVIIYRFDETWQGKIIAESLAPGWPKALGATIADPCFAERYVERYKKGRVQATPDISNAGLTDCYLQQLEPFGVKANLVAPIVVKNNLLGLLITHQCSHTREWETAEIDFFSQVAAQLGPALERVDLLQQQKLGIKLTEMLKDVTLKLAGALDLDTIFDKATEEIREIIQADRVIIYRFDETWQGTIVAESVQGNWPRALGATIADPCFAERYVEKYKQGRVQATPDIRNAGLTDCHIQQLEPFGVKANLVAPLVVKGELLGLLIAHQCSAPRNWEAGEIGFFGQISTQVGLAIERIELVEAQKRAEAEQRSGREQLQQRALELLMEVDPVSQGDLTIRASVTADEIGTIADSYNATIESLRRIVTQVLDASQQVAETTLTNETSVQQLSVEAITQAENISSALDEIQAMTESIRAVAMNAEEAESVVKQAVESVELGDEAMNRTVDGIMAIRETVAETAKKVKRLGESTQKISKVVNLISSFAEQTNLLALNASIEAAHAGEEGRGFAVVADEVRSLAQQSAEATAEIEKTVAEIQAETNEVVAAMESGTEQVVTGTKLVEETRGNLNRITVASAKINQLVAEIAKAAGEQAKTSENVSHTMTDVATTSNKTSNTATEVSESFKRLQNVAQELQATVGRFKVQ
- a CDS encoding GAF domain-containing protein, with the protein product MTQTSPDRQQEELNSNYLPPESPPKPVIEITHPPSPSSEKNWLQDLPVGSKQLWTSLLPALVSILGLGGAGIWLLGQHQQANLLNQAKSELEIISNLPPEQLNNINNIGYTAIYPSQTTATIEPGVERLIQQAITNNQATGKANIQGVEMLLAAKTISPEDVLVRGVPNPPLNVGSILGITGLALLLNLLTAVLFKKYLTTRIEKLTSFVHNWQPGKGQTLAIAGADEIGQLASNFDHITREIEVNQQNLELETQQATMLAKMSNNSDLRESNLPIFLNNKLEEARNILALDRLLIYHITTEGKGHVALEALAYGIESSLEASIDDNCIPKNLLEAYQQGRVVPIPDTAKANFHPDHLDLMKRLGVKANLIVPVVSQGKLFGLLIGHDCQKTHPWQPREINFLRQLAIQIGIAIDRVALERKQQEDTQSQQKLSAIITEMGQLSTATEIFNLVINQARDTLKADRVIIYRFDETWQGKIIAESVAEDFPSALGATIADPCFAEKYVDKYKLGRIQATPDIYNAGLTDCHLQQLAPFKVRANLVTPIVIQDNLIGLLIAHQCSGPRNWQRRDIDFLSQLAIQVGLAIERATIMESQRLSLAQQRQAKEQLQQQALQLMMEIYPVSQGDLTIEAKVTPDEIGTLADAYNGLVANLRQIVTQVQQTTTAIIDNTEFNQNFLEQLAAKSDRQTQEIINSLERLQLMNESVRNVAVSAEQAEVTLAQANQKIEEGEATITRTATEMLNIQNIVAETSEKVKKLGESSQEIGKVVSLIGKIAAQTHLLALKASIEAARAGEEGRGFAVIADEVRSLASQSAEATADIDKLVGDIRSASNDLVTAIENEKTQIEQGTTLVETTRESLSQITLVSNKINQFIVEIAQTALEQSSESTDITQALAQVAAIAQETSATTSESLTSCQKLLSMTQDLQKNTAKYKL
- a CDS encoding hybrid sensor histidine kinase/response regulator, translated to MINHDRQGSAYQFFIEEVPELLHIIETGLLNLKSEKTTQTIHEVMRAAHSLKGGAASVDLDAIKTISHRLEDYFKALYSDEVSIDDDLESLLLQGYDCLRLPLLQQIETGGFDEQHALAQAEPIFTAIEAKLGKAITELEDYIPSSSDLGIDIADSLFDIDVAQIIETLDNQPASETVLREQIEMFAGFGELLNLPGVKAITEAATAAITANPGKIKQISQAFQANVQTSRELVLAGDRDSGGEPSNALLSLAQISTKVESPPSNIDDQAYQFFIEEALELLDIIEAGILTLKEEKSTPTIHSIMRAAHSLKGGAASVDLEAIKTISHHLEDYFKALYSEEIIIDEDLETLLLQGYDCLRIPLLEQIETGSFDQEQALLQAENVFQFLDAKLSQALAELEDYIPSSSDLGIDMVASIFEIDVEQELSRLAAVIATPEEYNVIGEARALIDVCSGFGELLNLPGFRAIGTTALTALELHPEQALTICRLMLTDYTLSREQVLAGDRQLGGKPSPELIALTTKEAPPTLEDIFREDESLLGDTFNQVDTATPPNLEDVFTETEDTSLLEDTFNQIETQTEDTSLLEDTFNQIETQTPPSLEDVFREDESLLGEDTLSESGTSPNLEDIFTETEDTSLLEDTFNQIETQTPPSLEDVFREDESLLGEDTLSESGTSPNLEDVFTETDATPLLENNINSSETAPSLENVFGDVETPASLEDIFTETNTSPEEVATTKDNLETVVESIENIFEKLPEATDIPSTKIPTPSQPAKVTPPTPEKAKTTPTTASNLSVRIDLNRIERINNLIGELAINRNSLSLQNEQLQKTVRELMNRFSRFQNMNKKLRELSDQMLISPFSQYNSVADYSYIASDFDTLEMDSYGTIHSMLQGLLEEMIQLEEAVEDIALFSRQSNQSIEEQRQMLTRVRDELMWARMLPLSEVLNRFPRVLRDLSTNYHKQVKLKLSGTGVLVDRVALEKLYDPLLHLLRNAFDHGIETPEERVKKNKPSEGIIEVKAYHQGNQTIIEIKDDGGGINLDKIAQKVLEKELLSPEQIAVASREQLLDFIFTPGFSTADKVSELSGRGVGLDVVRSQISSLKGTVNVNSNRDKGTTFTLRLPLTLTIAKLLVCLVGTTPVAIPSDSIEEIIIPQSEQIRVSGKQRFLQVGNQIIPAYSFKDLLAYNCSISSTFDSKVLISVPTPEDWALPFLIIRRGQQIYALEVERLLSEQELVIKAFSSTLAPPSYTYGCTILGDGSLIPVINGAILLELVLDTDTVSTPINVSISKPTTEEYTPTKTGTILVVDDSAAMRRTLALTLEKAGYRVISAKDGREALDQLQGNFGISLVICDIEMPNMNGFEFLTQRRRDRDFLKIPVAMLTSRSNDKHRRLAMQLGANAYFTKPYIEQQFLKSIQQIINQEAISTK